The stretch of DNA TGTTGTGAAacacgttagcatgctaactaaCCAGGCAGCTAGCCACGTTAGCCTCGCACATTATTAAGACGAGGAGAAGTGGCTCCGTGCGCATTTTGTACTTGCTGCCGTCGCAAATAATACGACGAAAACCCAACACACCAAACGGGCCGGGTCGTACTTACGGTGTGCATCGGTCGCTGTATTCATTAGCGACTGTTTCGATCCCTCCGGCTCGGGCTACCGCTACATAGCAGTTCATGTACCCGACGTCAAACCCGACGACTGACATCTTCAGTGGCTAACCGAACAGCGGTAACGACGAGGAGAATCACGGCTCAGTGCTCAAAGTGACAGCGGCGGCTACAGTGGGTTTTCGGTCAGCGGACGGTGATCCACCCTTGTTCTTGTTCCATGAAACTGAGCGGCAGCATGTGGTACGTTCACCGGCTGATGCGTGAGAGGGTTCAGGAATTTTCTGTCTCATCGACCAATAGCATCCGACTGCAGAGACGCTGCACCCGACGATGGTGCGACGCCCACAGGCCGGGACCTGCCACTGCAGTGGCATCATTACAAATGGAGGCGCACTCACGAAGATGCTGTTTCCGTCTCTCGTCCATATTACTGTTCCATATCCAGCAGTAATGATCTAAACCTGCTGTTGctgtgccccccacccccaatttCAACAAAGAAGCccactccaccatcaccactgcagttactgcagacaaatacaaGATTTGTTAGGACCTTCTTATGACAGCGGTCTCACCAATAAACAGTAGatataattccttttttttcatttgcgaTTAATCTTTTTGCTTTCTTTATAGATtaacatgtcagaaaatatttgaGATTAGATAAATCTGGGGCAAGTGTACTTAGTTGTAGATACTATGAAGAAGTATCACCTCTCATTCAAGTGGCCTTTTCAGGTTGGACTGAGTGGTGGGCAGATGAGGAACTTTTCTCGGGTAACCATAACTTGGATGTCGGACAACCGAAAATCTacaaaagtctgaaaaaataCCCATCACTTTCTCACATCCCAAGGTGATGTCTTCATTGTCTCGTTTTGTTCCAACTCAGTCCTAAACCCCAAATCCCTCCACTTCACACAATATAAAACTGTGGAAAGCAGCAACTCATCACATCGAATATAATAATCATTGACATAATAATTTCATAAGATAAATCCCCTGAGCCATTATAAATTTGTAGCGATTTGACATCTACATTGAATGAACATAAAAGCATCTGTCCAATTGTGGAGATGACTGAATGAATACGATGAAAACAGATTTGACATAAATATTTCCATCTTTATTGGTTACACGTACAGAGTTTTAATTAACAACAGAGGGCCGCTTTCAGAGATGAGGCGTTTATTCATCATTCTCATAGTCAGCAAGATTCTTCCTCTTGCCCTGCTGATGGACACTGTTGCCCCAGGTGTACGTTATGTACATGACGATCATTGCTGCAAAAGGGAAGATCATGAAACCAATTAGCACCAAGATCTCAAcactacatttacattttagctGCACAAAAGTCATGAGTAGTCTTTCAAACTAACTTTAAAATATCCAACTATCCTAGCTGAGATTATGAAgtaatatatagatataaaataaaatctctgTACAGACAGCACACAGTAAGGAAGATGTGACTCAAGGAAGTATATTATTTGACAcattaggaaaaaaatgcaatgttgGAACTTACAAAAGGTTTCagttaaaaacaatgacaaagcAGGTAACAGGCATATCATATGAGTGGGCAACAACCCAACACAGCATCCAGGCAGTGAAATACTCACGAGGGGCAACTTTGAAGAAAGAAGATGTGAAGCGTCTCCAGACATTTGGGATTCCCTTGGAGAAGTAGTTGGGGAAAGCCCTTTGCTCAAATGGGGACAGGCTGTATGTGATGACATGCCTGACCTTGGCCAAATCTCCAAAGTGGCGGCCCATGATCACCAGTGAGCTGATGgggaaacacaatgacaaattgACAGATGGTAAACAAACAGGCAACCATGagcataaaaatgtatttccaaagGTCTGGATTCATGCAAATAGTTGATGAATTAAATTATTTGTATAAAAGATATGGTGATCCTCAAAGTGAAAAGTGAACttagtagggctgcaactaacgattattttcattatcgattattttctcgattagttgaAAAAGGCCATGCTCTATGCAGGTCTCAGAGTCGTTAGTGTTCTGCTAGAtacagttgtgtgcattttacaTGGTATATACATGCAGTTTATACCCTTATATCAAATGCTTGTTGATCAGTTGTTAACTGTCATGTGTTGCAGTTTGAATGCTCCTTAAAATTATTGATAATCGTTCACACAATGCCCactgatgcaatgatcaaaggtACAAATTAATTTCCAGCTTAACTGTGGGGGGCAAAACACGACATGGACAAATGCAAAGTTCACAGTTTGTAACTTCTGTATTGAAAATAATATGAACAAACtactaaaacaataaaaaaataaaaaaatatatgtagaTTCTAtaacaatcatttttaaatactgATGTTAATGATTAGGTGGATATCACGTCATCACATTTGTATTAGTAGTTTATTGATAGCAATAGTTACCATTTTGTGTTTACTATGTATTTAGCTAAAGTTCCACGTTGAAACATTGTATCAACCCCACCTTGCCCTCACGTTTCTTAACATACAACAGACACAATGCGTGTTAAAACTGTAATATCGTCGTTCATAAATGCTTCAGATGGTAAACCGTAAGACAAAAACAGGGCAGATCTAAATAGTGACATGATTGCGAAATAACGAGctcattaaatgtaaatgagcaCAGGAAGCGCCATTTGCTGTTAGCTCAATGTTAGCATCACCAGCTAGCTGCCCTAAGCTAGCTGTTAGCTGCCGAAGTACAAACAGGCGTTTGAAACATTTCCTTGACCGCCACGTCAATGTGGTATTTAAATCGATAGATGAAACCCCAGTAACTCATAACAAActtaaaagtaaatatattcCAGTTTGGTGATACAAGCTTGTTGAAGTACCGTCGTTAAAGCAGTGACATTGAGGCTTACCGTGTTGTTTCTCAGCAATGTTTCCTAACGAGTGTCCTTGTCCTTCCTTTTTATCAGGGCGACGGTTAACCGGGGACATTACCGCCACCTGTCGGCCTGGAGTGTGGTCGAAAGACTTCTACAAAGGGTTGTTCGCAGGCCTGTTAGGAACATGTTAAATATGGGTAGCAGCAATTCCCCTGTGTTGTGTGAGCAATTTAGCCAGCAGTATGCAGACAGACAATATTTATGcctgctaatttttttttattttccaacttCTCAGAgtcaacatattttcatttcagcttcAGTTTTGAATTTCCCTAAACTGagcacagacaaacagtgaATCCATTAATTTTGTATAAATAGACATGACATGCATTAAGTCACATTCAACAAGCACAAAGTCAGATGACTGCAGTCAATTCATATCTATGCAGTCGCTCAGTAACAAGAAGTAattaatacacactgaaacctTGACAACTTTCATTCTGGACATTATGAAGACAGGTGTCATTCAGACAGCCGTCTGTAATCCCCAGGAATAAAATGATATGTAAAAGGTTTGTAACTGCTTTTTTTGTCTATTATCCAGAACAGGGCTACTTAAAACATAGTACCtgtgttaattaaataataacgAAAGACCACATACCCAAAATAagttaacaaaaaataacttaaaaaatcatacaaatcatacatcacacattttcatcttcaaGTGTGTCAGACTCAATGCCAATACCAAACAGCAAGTTGAACAATAGGATGTATTTGCAGCCTCTCTTGTCACGCcttaacaaaaaggaaataacattttccacattttctcaTTAGGATAAAATACTTCTTGTTTAAGTAACCAGACCTGCTCTAGATCATGCACAATCATTTTATAAATTCATGAAATCCCTGAGCCTGGTCAGAATATTTGAAGCTTTataatggggggaaaagcaacaacaaaaaataaaccagaaaaaaacaacaacccaaaacaCATGTTGGCAGCCATCTTAGCGACAGGTACACCTGGTGGCGACCATGTCTTCAAGCTCCTCGGAGACGTAGGATCCGTCTTCTTTGCAGAGCAGGACACTCATGGGGCGGTAGTGGGAGGGAATACACGAGGGCCTGGGCACAGAGGAGTCAAGCCTCTCATTGATGATGTTTTGCACCATGGTGTGCTCAGGTGAACCATAGATGAAGCCCAGGATCCTCGGGCAAATGCCTCTGCAGTATCTGGGGTTGTACTTCGGAGGATAAACAATCCAGTGATCCAGTTTGAGTTGGCTGAATTTGACCCTGAAATCATACAAGGCACAGTCACTCGTTGGGAACTCAGAGCTTGGCAGAAGCTCAGGCAGGTTGATATCCAGCCTTTTATGACCTTGTTTGCTCTTCAGAGATTgcctcttccatctcctcttgCGCCCGAACCTCTGTCCTGGTTTAAGCACCATCTGCTTGTCAAGCATGTTTGCCGCTGTGCTTGGTCTTTCATCTGGTTTGGCATTGAAATGTGACTTCTGGTGGGTGATTTTGCTGATGTCATTGAGATAcagaagcagaggagggggcCTCAGGGTGAACTGCAGGGAGCCTTTACGCCTAACGCCCTTGAATCTTTGTTCCTCTGGGCAGGTGATGTTGATGAGCAGGTGTATATTCTTCTTCTCAAACTTTAAGAGAGGCTGGACAAATGATGTGACGTCAACCTCCACCCAGTTCTTCCTGCCCCTCCGGTCAGCATCATTTGTGAAGTTCACCGCATGCTGGACTACAGGACACAGTTGACACTGGTTTGACTGCTCCTGCTCCTTGACTCTCAGGTAGCAAACAGAGTTCAAGGGTTCTGTGCAGTCGTGGTCAAAATTGTACAGCAGAGCCGACTTTAGAAGCTGTTCTTTGCTTTTTACTTGATCAAGACTGTAGGAGAGCTCCTGCATACAGCTTTCTAGAggagaacatgaaaaaaacaaaacaaagcttaAGAGTATTGCATAAAAGAAGAGTCATACCAAGAGTAATAGGGTTGCAGTCAAAACTAGGGTTGCAGTCAAATAGTCATTTTTCAAAGGTTCCCTCATCAGTAAAAGGACCTGGATGCATCAAAGTGACAGCCCTGATAAGAGCTGGTTGATTTTTTCAAATACTAAGGAAAGAAGCTTCAAAGCTTCctgtcttcatcttttttaattgaagaaaaaaaggaaataatgtcATTCCACAATTCCTAACGCACCATTGTGGTTTGACCAGGGCAGATCCAGGCAACTGTAGAAACAACAGATCACCTGTTTTATGCTTGTGACACAATCCAAAATGTCAGGGATAGCACAAAACATAGAATGCTGACCACAACAGTGAAAATACATCCAgctataattttttatttttttagtcaAATCTGGTCAAATGCCCCAATGACGAGCAGCTTTTTACTTCAGATATTCACGCCTTCATCGCTTCCAGAATTGACTACTGCAACCGCATCCTTTATGGTTCACCTGCAAAAGCCTTAAATAAACTCCAATACATCCACAACTCTGGCTGTCTCCTCACCCCCACCCGTTCCCGTGATCAAATCACAACCATCCTTCAGaacctccactggctccctgtttCCCAACACATCCAGTTTaaagtcctcctcctcacccacaaaACCCTCCATAACCAGGCTCCTTCCTGCCTCACAGACCTGCTCCACCgccacaatccccccccccgtaaCCTCCGCTCCTCTGACGCAAACCTTCTCTCCCCACCACTCAGGACCAAGCACCGTACCTGGGGTGACAGAGCTTTCACCATTGCAGCCCACTCCCTCTAGAGAACACTACCCATAGGCATCCGTGAGTGTACTGACCTGGAACCATTCAAAACACTAATCAAAACACACCTCTTCAGATTAGCTTTCCACATACAATAGTCTTACATTTCTCACGTGATAGTtactggttttattgttttttaattacttttaatatgcttgttttatgtgttggtTTTATTGCTTATCTGTTTTTAATGCGATGTATGTGCTGGTCTTActgtaaagtgtctttgagtaccatgaaaagcgctatataaataaaatgtattattattattattattattattattattatcaccacAGCCATTTAATGCTCACTGAATCTGAGGTTACGGGATCAGTTGATAAAACATTACAACTCTGTCTTGTTGGCCTAGTTACTCACTCTTTAACTTACATTCATAAAGTgacataaacaacacacatttttagAGCAATGCCGATGTTTATCTTTCTGTTATTCATCCAGCTCCAGCATTATCATTGCTCTGGTTAGCAGCACACCATGAGTACTGTCATCATCCAATCAGCTGAGCCCTCGTGGCCTCTGTGTTCCACTTCCTTACCTTTAATACTTTGTGCAAGACACTCATCCCGCGGCTTGATCAGTCGGATGCTGTTGTAGAGTTTATTCCCGTCCAAACTCCGCTGCACTACGGAGGGCTTCTTGTAAACCTCGGTCAGATATTTAATGTACCTGGGCTCGagtttcatcttcttcttcttcaggccCGGGTTCCAACTCGGCGCTCCGTGCTGTGACAGCGCTTTGAGCAGCGGGGACAAGATGCTGTTGTACGGGTGGTTGAGGTCGCCCAGGTCGCGCAGAGCGTTGGAGGCCACCAGAGACGACGTGACCAGCGGGCGGCTGTCggcgaccagcagcagcaggacgacgGTGCGAAGGCAACGAAGGGCGGCTGacatcatcatttgtttttccattatAAATAACGAAACTAGTCAAAACTTCGGAGACACCCTCCGCTGAGCGCTCGAGGTCAACGAGGCCCAGCACGTGTCGCCGCTGATCAACACGCGCAGGTGCTGCCAATCAACTCCATCACTCAAGTCCAAATATTACAATCAATGTCCTGCTGTAGCCCATTCTTCAGAAGATCGatgctgcacacaaacacaaagagtgtTCGTGAAACAGTGAAGTGAAGTACAGCACGTTTTCTCCACACgaaccccctcccccttttcttttttcttttttcaaaccacATTAAGGTTTAAAGGGACTCACTGGCTACAAATGACTGGAAAGGCCTAAAGTCCTCCAAGCTTCCGGTACAGGAGGGAATGTCACACGTTGACTTTATATCCCAAGTGGTCAattgtatttttacaaaaaaacaaacaaacatattaatCGGTTTGCAAAGGAAGTTTTGGTCCAATTTTTTGGAGATAACTTTTAGAGTTGGAAAGCTACATTGGTGAGTTACAGTTttctagctagctagctattCTTAAAGTTTGTTAACATAGCAAATGTTACATGAACTGCAGGGAAATTAAGTTTGGATATTGTAAAAGGTCCTATTTGAGTATCTCAACCTTTCTAGAAGTTAGATTGGCTAAAATAGGTTAGCTAGTTTTGCTACTAGCTAGTGTTACAATATGGCTGTAATTTAGCCACAGCTACCGGgatgaagtcattttcatatttgtcagTTTTCGCAGCTGTCATCTTCATTAGCTCTGCGTCTGAAACTCGATCTGTCCCAGTTTTGGGGATATGTTGGAGAGCTCATTCAGGAAGATGTTGCACAGACttgatcaaatcaaaagcaCCAAAGATGACCATGCACTGTTCAGAGAAATTTCACAGTAATTGTACTGTAGCTACTGGCCACtagaggacagagagaacacGCTACAACAAACGGCAACCTTTCACCAGCCATTTCTTTATTCAGGGTTTTAATACTATTTTTGAACACATATATTGTACATGTCAGAAGAACAATgatagtttcatttttattctacaCAAAAAGAGGTATGTCTAATATAATGCACACTGAACATCAATTTGTTTATTTGgtatattataatatacaaTTGGATATATTCTTATTAACATACATTTCAGCCATTTCAACCATTTCATCAAGCTTTAGTTGGTAGTTACTTGTAATCATCTTTCTTAAACTAAACAGATATTGACATGGACCGATTAAAGTTATCATCACAGGTAAACATATTTGTATGACTATTTAAGTAAAACGTTTCGTCTATGGTGATGTCAGAATGTATTGCCCTCTACTGGCCTTAAAtgtaaactgaaactgaaaggaCAACAATGTATTGTCCATCAGATAAATGTATCTACAGTGAAGTAATTAGAATTGCTATCTTAGAATGAATAGATA from Scophthalmus maximus strain ysfricsl-2021 chromosome 9, ASM2237912v1, whole genome shotgun sequence encodes:
- the LOC118319047 gene encoding cytochrome b-c1 complex subunit 8, which produces MGRHFGDLAKVRHVITYSLSPFEQRAFPNYFSKGIPNVWRRFTSSFFKVAPPMIVMYITYTWGNSVHQQGKRKNLADYENDE
- the gdf9 gene encoding growth/differentiation factor 9 → MEKQMMMSAALRCLRTVVLLLLVADSRPLVTSSLVASNALRDLGDLNHPYNSILSPLLKALSQHGAPSWNPGLKKKKMKLEPRYIKYLTEVYKKPSVVQRSLDGNKLYNSIRLIKPRDECLAQSIKESCMQELSYSLDQVKSKEQLLKSALLYNFDHDCTEPLNSVCYLRVKEQEQSNQCQLCPVVQHAVNFTNDADRRGRKNWVEVDVTSFVQPLLKFEKKNIHLLINITCPEEQRFKGVRRKGSLQFTLRPPPLLLYLNDISKITHQKSHFNAKPDERPSTAANMLDKQMVLKPGQRFGRKRRWKRQSLKSKQGHKRLDINLPELLPSSEFPTSDCALYDFRVKFSQLKLDHWIVYPPKYNPRYCRGICPRILGFIYGSPEHTMVQNIINERLDSSVPRPSCIPSHYRPMSVLLCKEDGSYVSEELEDMVATRCTCR